In Eupeodes corollae chromosome 3, idEupCoro1.1, whole genome shotgun sequence, a single genomic region encodes these proteins:
- the LOC129950660 gene encoding uncharacterized protein LOC129950660 — translation MVDDRVSIPKLNSTNWQIWKIRVESFLARDDLSKYIEEDIPATDDLKDAAWKTGDRKTKGTIILFLGDNQLSLVKNCVHAKHVWDALRNHHERVSRSTRVALLKRLCSARLQENGNVEKHLSDIEEIFDRLAAAGHVLDTVTSRFACLGS, via the coding sequence ATGGTTGACGACAGAGTAAGTATTCCGAAATTAAATAGTACGAATTGGCAAATATGGAAAATTCGCGTGGAAAGTTTCCTCGCACGAGATGATTTATCAAAGTACATTGAGGAAGATATTCCTGCTACAGACGATTTGAAGGATGCTGCTTGGAAGACGGGCGATCGAAAGACGAAAGGAACAATTATTCTCTTCTTGGGAGATAACCAGCTGTCCTTGGTGAAAAATTGCGTGCATGCAAAGCATGTGTGGGATGCCCTTCGTAACCACCACGAAAGGGTTTCTCGATCGACTCGTGTAGCTCTTCTCAAAAGATTGTGCTCTGCTAGGCTGCAAGAAAATGGAAATGTTGAAAAGCATCTTTCAGACATCGAAGAGATTTTCGACCGCTTGGCTGCAGCTGGCCATGTGTTGGATACTGTAACGAGCCGCTTTGCCTGTTTGGGGTCGTGA
- the LOC129952693 gene encoding transcription initiation factor TFIID subunit 13 gives MAGAPGGDETFEAADFDEDELGEEQFVTTSAGRKRLFSKELRCMMYGFGDDKNPYTESVDLLEDLVIEFITETTHKAMEIGRTGRVQVEDIIFLVRKDPRKYARVKDLLTMNEELKKARKAFDEIKYVGNEAKIK, from the exons atggctGGTGCTCCTGGAGGTGATGAAACCTTTGAAGCTGCAGAT TTCGACGAGGATGAGCTAGGTGAAGAGCAATTCGTCACAACATCAGCAGGACGTAAAAGATTATTTAGCAAGGAACTAAGATGCATGATGTACGGCTTTGGGGACGACAAAAATCCTTATACAGAAAGTGTAGACTTACTAGAGGATTTAGTCATAGAATTCATCACAGAGACAACTCATAAAGCTATGGAAATAGGACGTACAGGTCGAGTGCAAGTCGAGGATATCATATTCTTAGTTCGAAAAGATCCTCGTAAGTATGCTAGGGTCAAAGATCTACTTACAATGAACGAAGAACTAAAGAAGGCTCGAAAAGCTTTTGATGAAATCAAATATGTTG gTAACGAAGCCAAAATCAAATAG
- the LOC129952639 gene encoding uncharacterized protein LOC129952639 has product MVFIISQVNLSEMNSFNGIDSKSNIDFQSVSNCSSNGEDQKEYCPILEGNFEIEQLSFIDLTQDECISPVKKQNSTTSPSDIKKNKRIFKRKNAMLSKPDNNSISPSTFVKKSNGTNLKQTQLNTFFCSAKKLPRRSEVSQSNKIYSQFKNNDHAMKPKIVDLCECLNMKTNNIAIKTLTECLGCKEMDNQSFQTITCDKEIDININLEYSKKEKLQTLLKEEIVDLCLDSSSEVEDIEKDKRKTHRKTKKRSNKKLSKLIKETESRFSDETHTACELEKMQITKDCILSSKTLHLNDDKKCNKESPPRRKRPGTVDSEKNDCPPYKVIEGTTFAVDAFNFGLLKNVTTYFLTHFHTDHYVGLTKKFSMPIYASETTINLIRGFIAVDEKLLHILFLNTPHKIEGVSVTAIDANHCPGAIMLLFQLPCGKRILHTGDFRWSQKMELDINLNLKQNHIDLLYLDTTHISDRHNINSQAECISKAINWVREFKQSNEGKKILYVVCTDVIGKENFWFSIADAFDLKIWSDGKRKKALTLIGNEKILKKLVSNANEADMHVVSHADAGFRHLDEYFHKFSDTFDMVLSIKPKGTDTIDPKYDGPVNSVSVRYSEHSTHKELRKFLSFLLPKRVISTVPLGKNIFRCPKIPVSWHTKEILVTYTKQVSLLNYVSVKKK; this is encoded by the coding sequence ATGGTCTTCATAATATCTCAAGTTAATTTAAGTGAAATGAATTCGTTTAATGGAATTGACAGCAAAAGCAATATCGATTTTCAATCGGTATCAAACTGTAGTTCAAATGGTGAAGATCAAAAGGAGTATTGTCCGATCTTGGAGGGAAACTTTGAAATAGAGCAGTTAAGTTTTATAGATCTTACTCAAGATGAATGTATTTCCccagttaaaaaacaaaactcaacaaCAAGTCCTTCtgatataaaaaagaataaaagaattttcaaaagaaaaaatgcaaTGTTAAGTAAACCAGACAACAACTCGATTAGTCCATCAACCTTTGTAAAGAAATCAAACGgaacaaatttgaaacaaacacAATTGAATACTTTCTTTTGTTCAGCCAAAAAATTGCCGCGACGTAGTGAAGTTTCCCAATCGAACAAAATATACTCACAGTTTAAAAATAACGATCACGCTATGAAACCAAAGATTGTTGATTTATGTGAATGtttgaatatgaaaacaaacaacattGCAATCAAAACACTAACGGAATGTTTAGGATGTAAAGAAATGGATAATCAAAGTTTTCAAACAATTACGTGCGATAAAGAAATTGACATCAACATAAATTTAGAATACagtaaaaaggaaaaattacaAACGTTGTTGAAAGAAGAAATTGTTGACTTGTGTTTAGATTCAAGTTCAGAAGTGGAAGACATTGAAAAGGATAAGAGAAAAACCcacagaaaaacgaaaaaaaggtcTAACAAAAAATTGTCGAAACTTATCAAGGAAACTGAATCCAGGTTTAGTGATGAAACACATACAGCTTGTGAGTTAGAAAAGATGCAAATTACAAAAGATTGTATTTTATCTTCCAAGACATTACATTTGAATGATGATAAAAAGTGTAATAAAGAATCTCCACCTCGAAGAAAACGTCCTGGTACTGTTGATTCGGAGAAAAACGATTGTCCGCCTTATAAAGTTATCGAAGGGACAACTTTTGCTGTGGATGCTTTCAACTTCGGCCTTCTGAAAAACGTGACAACCTACTTCCTGACCCACTTTCATACAGATCACTATGTTGGTCTAACGAAGAAATTTTCAATGCCAATATATGCATCCGAAACAACAATTAACTTAATACGAGGATTTATTGCCGTCGACGAAAAGCTACTACACATCCTGTTTTTGAACACCCCACATAAGATCGAGGGCGTTTCCGTCACTGCCATAGACGCAAACCATTGCCCTGGTGCAATTATGCTTTTGTTTCAACTGCCTTGTGGAAAACGAATTCTTCACACAGGAGATTTTCGTTGGTCACAGAAAATGGAActtgatataaatttaaacctaaagCAGAACCACATAGACCTCTTATATTTGGACACGACACATATTTCAGACAGACACAATATTAATTCTCAAGCCGAGTGTATATCGAAAGCCATAAATTGGGTTCGAGAATTTAAACAGAGCAACGAAggtaaaaaaattctttacgTGGTTTGCACTGATGTTATAGGAAAAGAAAACTTCTGGTTTTCAATTGCCGATgcttttgacttaaaaatatgGTCAGATGgtaaaaggaaaaaagctttaacACTAATTGGAAACGAaaagattcttaaaaaacttgtaTCGAATGCTAATGAGGCTGACATGCATGTTGTATCTCACGCAGATGCTGGTTTTAGGCACTTGGATGAATACTTTCATAAATTTAGTGATACATTCGATATGGTCCTTTCAATTAAACCAAAAGGTACGGATACTATAGATCCTAAGTATGATGGTCCAGTAAACTCTGTGTCAGTAAGGTACTCTGAACATTCGACCCATAAGGAGTTAAgaaaatttttgagttttttattaCCAAAGCGAGTAATAAGTACTGTACCTCTGGGTAAGAATATATTTCGATGTCCAAAAATACCAGTGTCGTGGCATACAAAGGAAATACTTGTGACTTATACAAAACAAGTTTCATTATTAAATTATGTAAGCGttaagaaaaagtaa